Proteins from a single region of Budorcas taxicolor isolate Tak-1 chromosome 7, Takin1.1, whole genome shotgun sequence:
- the AZU1 gene encoding azurocidin — protein sequence MTALRLLAVLASLLATSRAGSAPLVDIVGGRKARPQELPFLASIQNQGRHFCGGALIHPKFVLTAASCFQSRNTGIATVVLGAYDLRRRERARQTFFIRSVSENGYDPQQKLNDVLLLQLDRQANLNSGVALVPLPEQNATVEAGTRCQVAGWGTQRHRGRLSRVPRVLNVTVTPANQCRPNNVCTGVLTQRGGICQGDGGTPLVCNGLAHGVASWSRGPCGRGTDFFARVALFRTWIDSVINQPA from the exons ATGACAGCACTCAGACTCTTGGCCGTGCTGGCCAGCCTGCTAGCAACCTCCAGGGCTG GCTCGGCCCCTCTGGTGGACATAGTGGGCGGCAGGAAGGCCCGGCCGCAGGAGCTCCCGTTCCTGGCTTCCATCCAGAACCAAGGGAGGCACTTCTGTGGGGGCGCTCTGATCCACCCCAAGTTTGTCCTGACAGCAGCCAGCTGCTTCCAGAGCCG GAACACTGGGATTGCCACCGTGGTGCTGGGTGCCTATGACCTGAGGCGTCGGGAGCGGGCCCGGCAGACTTTCTTCATCAGGAGCGTCAGCGAGAATGGCTATGACCCCCAGCAGAAACTGAACGACGTGCTGCTGCTGCAG CTGGACCGTCAGGCCAACCTCAACAGCGGCGTGGCACTGGTACCACTGCCAGAGCAGAACGCCACGGTGGAAGCCGGCACCAGGTGCCAGGTTGCAGGCTGGGGCACCCAACGGCATAGGGGGCGTCTCTCCCGAGTTCCAAGGGTCCTCAATGTTACCGTGACACCTGCAAACCAGTGTCGCCCCAACAACGTGTGCACTGGTGTCCTCACCCAACGGGGTGGCATCTGCCAG GGGGACGGCGGCACCCCTCTCGTCTGCAACGGCCTGGCACATGGCGTGGCCTCCTGGTCCCGGGGGCCCTGCGGTAGGGGAACCGACTTCTTCGCGCGTGTGGCCCTCTTCAGGACCTGGATTGACTCAGTTATAAACCAGCCGGCCTGA
- the PRTN3 gene encoding LOW QUALITY PROTEIN: myeloblastin (The sequence of the model RefSeq protein was modified relative to this genomic sequence to represent the inferred CDS: inserted 1 base in 1 codon) gives MPGSCRSPSPSLAPVLLAMLLGGAAQAEIVGGREAQPHSRPYMASLQLASGSHFCGGTLVHPSFVLTAAHCLNNLNPQRGRVVLGAHRLQTPEPTQQRLAISLLFENNYNPQEKLNDVLLLQLDQPATLNTHVAVAQLPQQAQPLPYGTQCLAMGWGRLGTLEPLPQVLQELNVTVVTFLCRPQNVCTYVPQRSAGICFGDSGGPLICDGVLHGVXSFVIRGCATGQYPDFFAHVSLYVDWINSVLSSVGGKDSP, from the exons ATGCCCGGAAGCTGCAGATCCCCTagcccctccctggccccagTGCTGCTGGCCATGCTGCTGGGTG GAGCAGCCCAGGCGGAGATCGTGGGCGGGAGGGAAGCCCAGCCCCACTCGCGCCCCTACATGGCGTCGCTGCAGCTGGCTTCCGGCAGCCACTTCTGCGGGGGGACCCTGGTGCACCCGAGCTTCGTACTGACCGCCGCTCACTGCCTGAACAACTT GAACCCACAGCGCGGGCGCGTGGTGCTGGGGGCCCACCGCCTGCAGACCCCCGAGCCCACCCAGCAGAGGCTCGCCATCAGTCTCCTGTTTGAGAACAACTACAACCCGCAGGAGAAGCTGAATGACGTGCTCCTGCTGCAG CTGGACCAGCCAGCCACCCTCAACACCCATGTAGCGGTGGCTCAGCTCCCTCAGCAGGCCCAGCCACTGCCCTATGGCACCCAGTGCCTGGCCATGGGCTGGGGCCGCCTGGGCACTCTCGAGCCACTGCCCCAGGTCCTACAGGAGCTCAATGTCACCGTGGTCACCTTCCTGTGCCGGCCACAGAACGTGTGCACCTATGTGCCCCAACGCAGCGCTGGCATCTGCTTC GGGGACTCCGGGGGCCCCTTAATCTGCGATGGGGTACTCCATGGCG GCTCCTTCGTGATCCGGGGATGTGCCACTGGCCAGTACCCCGATTTCTTTGCTCATGTTTCCCTCTATGTGGACTGGATCAACTCCGTGCTGAGCAGCGTGGGGGGCAAGGACAGCCCCTGA
- the ELANE gene encoding neutrophil elastase yields the protein MTQSCRHFSPALAPILLALLLGGPALASEIVGGRAARPHAWPFIASLQLRGGHFCGATLIARNFVLSAAHCLNGVNFRSVRVVLGAHNLRRRERTRQMFRVQRVFENGFDPLSLQNDVVVLQLNRMATLNANVQVAQLPAQDQGVGEGVQCVAMGWGRLGTNRPPPQILQQLNVTVVTGLCRPTNVCTLVPRRRAGICFGDSGGPLVCNGLVHGIDSFIRGGCGSGVFPDSFASVAKFANWINSIIRRYSDDDGPSLHPRDPTGRTD from the exons ATGACCCAAAGCTGCAGACACTtcagccctgccctggcccccaTCCTGCTGGCCCTGCTGCTGGGGG GCCCCGCGCTGGCCTCGGAGATCGTGGGGGGCCGGGCGGCCCGGCCGCACGCCTGGCCCTTCATAGCTTCGCTGCAGCTGCGCGGAGGCCACTTCTGCGGCGCCACCCTCATCGCGCGCAACTTCGTGCTGTCGGCAGCGCATTGTCTGAACGGCGT GAACTTTCGATCGGTGCGCGTGGTGCTGGGGGCGCATAATCTGCGGCGGCGGGAGCGAACCCGGCAGATGTTCAGGGTCCAGAGGGTCTTTGAAAACGGCTTCGACCCCTTGAGCCTGCAGAACGACGTCGTGGTTCTCCAG CTCAACAGGATGGCCACCCTCAACGCCAACGTGCAGGTGGCCCAGTTGCCTGCCCAGGACCAGGGCGTGGGCGAAGGTGTGCAGTGCGTGGCCATGGGCTGGGGCCGGCTGGGCACGAACCGGCCACCGCCCCAAATCCTGCAGCAGCTCAACGTGACCGTGGTGACTGGTCTCTGCCGCCCCACCAACGTGTGCACCCTGGTGCCACGCCGGCGTGCTGGCATCTGCTTT GGGGACTCCGGCGGGCCCCTGGTCTGCAACGGGCTGGTCCATGGGATCGATTCCTTCATCCGTGGGGGTTGCGGCTCCGGGGTCTTCCCAGACTCCTTTGCCTCTGTTGCCAAGTTTGCCAACTGGATCAACTCTATCATCCGGCGCTACAGTGACGACGATGGCCCCTCTCTCCACCCCAGGGACCCCACGGGCAGGACTGACTAG